In Rhipicephalus microplus isolate Deutch F79 chromosome 7, USDA_Rmic, whole genome shotgun sequence, one genomic interval encodes:
- the LOC142767660 gene encoding uncharacterized protein LOC142767660, with translation MPEMVTVEGMDITPEDFDGAGWTTALGARRKRDPARNAASATAAKSTANTAKKHGFNARSLSTVQKVVAASRLPRLPRDQIKVIVRPRGGLDVSKTDMVLLSRALTMAAGLTDQEASEDTVCPNKVQNILVISTPVRSNAVAYAGIQKLHTKVGAFDVSAYLAAPENTCKGVIRNVDPSIEEHTLRGMIVNQRNPTAIEVKRIKNTHVVVILFDGLRVPKNVMCGTALVPCSLYKRQVDVCHACGRVGHRADVCHQSKAEKSKCHNCGDALSNDAAEAHRCTPKCKLCEGDHPTGDRCCSKRYHIPYVVRRRRRQRRHRSEKEANADEVNDLADMQPEMADGSTPKRRSSSRGRSRSRGRSRSRGRSRSRRRTRSRRRSRSTAHSQSSGRSCSRGRSWSRCPGKKMTWADMVRDSGSAPTTPTTSKQGKVQPEHVAHPRIHTLERENKALKQELAELKATLARLEGRILKDTPPPIPQSSGSVVASCSPNKRRAVNTETDDDTSDVDDFMSDVSEAPSNALASDNKAKKHRKTRSKFSKFQSAIADIKEALIQICGRLDRLERPIAQPRATRRIPTPDPGSMSSQGPQPALPTSPQPPGPIGEANTQGVMPSQHHG, from the exons ATGCCCGAGATGGTGACAGTTGAAGGCATGGATATCACTCCGGAAGATTTCGACGGAGCGGGGTGGACCACCGCCCTTGGCGCCCGGCGGAAACGAGATCCGGCAAGGAACGCAGCGTCTGCTACCGCTGCAAAGTCTACGGCAAACACAGCAAAGAAGCATGGTTTCAACGCTCGCTCCCTCTCAACAGTGCAGAAGGTTGTAGCCGCTTCGCGACTCCCTCGGCTGCCGAGAGACCAGATAAAGGTCATTGTACGGCCCCGCGGAGGGCTTGACGTTTCGAAGACGGACATGGTACTGCTGTCGAGAGCTCTGACTATGGCAGCTGGGCTCACTGACCAAGAAGCATCGGAAGATACAGTCTGCCCCAACAAGGTACAGAATATTCTTGTTATTTCGACTCCGGTCAGATCCAACGCAGTCGCATACGCTGGAATTCAGAAACTTCACACGAAAGTCGGCGCATTTGATGTTTCTGCCTACTTAGCCGCCCCGGAAAACACTTGTAAAGGCGTCATCAGGAATGTTGACCCCTCGATAGAAGAGCACACCCTCAGAGGCATGATTGTCAACCAACGAAACCCGACCGCCATTGAAGTCAAGAGAATCAAAAACACGCACGTTGTTGTGATACTCTTTGATGGGCTTCGAGTTCCCAAAAACGTCATGTGCGGAACGGCCTTAGTGCCGTGTTCCCTTTACAAACGCCAagtcgatgtttgtcacgcctgCGGCCGAGTCGGGCACCGGGCCGACGTATGCCACCAGAGCAAGGCAGAGAAAAGTAAATGCCACAACTGCGGAGACGCACTCTCAAACGATGCTGCAGAAGCCCACCGTTGCACTCCGAAATGCAAGCTCTGTGAAGGTGATCACCCAACAGGTGACCGTTGCTGCAGCAAAAGATACCACATCCCATATGTCGTGCGACGACGCCGAAGACAAAGACGCCACCGCTCCGAGAAAGAAGCCAACGCTGACGAG GTTAACGACCTCGCGGACATGCAACCGGAGATGGCAGATGGTTCCACTCCCAAGCGGCGCTCCAGCTCCAGAGGGCGTTCccgttccagaggacgctcccgttccagaggacgctcccgttCCAGACGGCGCACCCGTTCCAGACGGCGCTCCCGTTCCACAGCGCACTCTCAATCCAGCGGGCGCTCTTGCTCCAGGGGCCGATCCTGGTCGAGATGTCCTGGCAAGAAAATGACCTGGGCCGACATGGTTCGCGACAGCGGCTCTGCACCGACAACACCGACAACTTCAAAGCAAGGTAAggtacagccagagcatgtggcaCATCCACGAATACACACATTAGAACGGGAAAACAAAGCACTCAAACAGGAACTAGCTGAACTGAAGGCAACTCTCGCCAGGCTAGAAGGACGTATCCTAAAAGACACACCGCCACCCATCCCTCAATCATCAGGATCTGTGGTCGCATCATGTAGCCCAAATAAACGCAGAGCCGTAAACACCGAGACAGATGACGACACATCAGACGTAGACGACTTTATGTCCGACGTCAGCGAAGCTCCTTCTAACGCCTTAGCTAGTGACAACAAAGCCAAAAAGCACCGCAAGACGAGGAGTAAGTTCAGTAAATTCCAATCAGCAATTGCCGACATTAAAGAGGCACTCATACAAATTTGCGGTAGACTCGATCGTCTGGAAAGACCAATTGCTCAACCCAGAGCCACGAGAAGAATTCCCACGCCGGACCCGGGGTCCATGTCTTCCCAGGGACCCCAACCTGCGCTGCCGACATCCCCTCAGCCACCAGGTCCAATAGGTGAAGCGAACACACAGGGGGTCATGCCAAGTCAGCACCATGGATAG